A genome region from Mycobacterium florentinum includes the following:
- a CDS encoding protealysin inhibitor emfourin — MQDRYIIERRGGFAGLKASGVVDADALDPGDRATLDELLSSDEPLTRDPGADRYTYVVTRESDDGCTTREIPESVMPPTVAGVVQTTI; from the coding sequence ATGCAGGACCGCTACATCATTGAAAGACGTGGCGGCTTCGCCGGCCTGAAGGCTAGCGGCGTCGTCGACGCTGACGCCCTCGATCCCGGTGATCGCGCCACCCTGGACGAACTCCTCAGCAGCGACGAGCCACTGACGAGGGACCCCGGTGCCGACCGCTACACGTACGTCGTCACACGCGAAAGCGATGACGGATGCACGACGCGCGAGATTCCGGAAAGCGTGATGCCCCCTACGGTGGCCGGCGTGGTGCAGACAACGATCTGA
- a CDS encoding EXPERA domain-containing protein — protein MNSRTLVRRRLDYLLLPAFVLGIINAVLLSLPEGLGVRVATDSPWPPLRALHTWGVEQEPQHLVMPPTLRASLLYDGFVQLPLLVVLTIGIWKLKSWPWLGALAMAYAVSAVINMYFYFTQTFLGPNPPSHLATYLPLNLPWLIVPMLVAYRFWPRTA, from the coding sequence ATGAACTCCCGCACCCTTGTCCGGCGTCGGCTCGATTATCTCCTGCTCCCAGCCTTCGTGCTCGGCATCATCAACGCCGTCTTGTTGAGTCTGCCGGAAGGGCTCGGGGTTCGGGTCGCCACTGACAGCCCGTGGCCACCGTTGCGTGCCTTACACACCTGGGGTGTCGAGCAAGAACCGCAGCACCTCGTCATGCCGCCCACCTTGCGGGCCTCGCTCCTGTACGACGGTTTCGTTCAACTTCCGCTGCTCGTCGTGCTCACCATCGGCATCTGGAAGCTCAAATCGTGGCCTTGGCTGGGCGCACTGGCCATGGCCTACGCCGTCAGCGCCGTGATCAACATGTACTTCTACTTCACGCAGACATTCCTCGGACCTAACCCTCCCTCACACCTGGCGACCTACCTGCCGCTGAACCTCCCCTGGCTGATCGTGCCGATGCTGGTGGCGTACCGATTCTGGCCACGCACAGCCTGA
- a CDS encoding M4 family metallopeptidase, which yields MCARHRCQIVPPSVLTKLAEDESIAVDTRQAMRESVVLEDAWRGLRSAQTDAVQMGLLARGMTSNRFAGVLAPAPSVLVDDCKNTTSLPGAPIVTPETSPDATAVRALEETTAVAKFYKQCFGRNSVDDAGMTLMSSIHYGVRYMNAFWNGSQMTYGDGDGKIFLDFTESNDVIGHELTHGVTQYTAGLDYTDEPGALNESVSDVFGSMFRQWQKKQTVAKADWLIGADIIGPAAKAKGYTCLRNMAKPGDPHCLSPQPDNYRNYIPGGDPHDNSGIPNHAFYLAATAIGGRSWQKAGKIWFEALTSPGANKSTNMKEFADLTRAAAKSLFPADPAVYSAVDDAWTQVGIA from the coding sequence ATGTGTGCTCGTCATAGGTGCCAGATCGTTCCGCCGAGCGTGCTAACCAAGCTCGCTGAAGACGAATCGATAGCGGTAGACACGCGCCAAGCTATGCGGGAAAGTGTTGTGCTGGAAGACGCCTGGCGCGGACTGCGCAGTGCGCAGACCGACGCCGTCCAAATGGGTCTGCTTGCAAGGGGAATGACCAGCAATCGGTTTGCGGGCGTCCTCGCGCCGGCGCCATCGGTGCTCGTCGACGATTGCAAGAACACCACTTCGCTGCCCGGGGCGCCCATTGTGACGCCGGAGACCAGTCCGGATGCCACCGCCGTACGCGCCTTGGAGGAAACAACGGCCGTCGCCAAGTTCTACAAGCAATGCTTCGGACGCAACTCCGTCGACGATGCGGGTATGACGCTGATGTCATCGATCCACTACGGCGTGCGCTACATGAACGCCTTCTGGAACGGCTCCCAGATGACGTATGGAGACGGCGACGGGAAGATCTTCCTCGACTTCACGGAATCGAATGACGTGATCGGCCATGAGCTGACGCACGGCGTCACGCAGTACACGGCGGGGCTTGACTACACCGACGAGCCGGGGGCGCTCAATGAGAGTGTCTCCGACGTGTTCGGCTCGATGTTCCGCCAGTGGCAAAAGAAGCAAACGGTCGCCAAGGCTGATTGGCTCATCGGCGCCGACATCATAGGTCCCGCGGCGAAGGCGAAAGGCTATACGTGCCTGCGCAATATGGCTAAGCCCGGCGATCCGCACTGCCTCTCTCCGCAGCCGGACAACTACCGGAACTACATCCCTGGCGGGGATCCGCACGACAACAGCGGCATCCCGAATCACGCCTTCTACCTTGCCGCGACAGCTATCGGCGGACGGTCCTGGCAGAAGGCGGGGAAAATCTGGTTCGAGGCTTTGACCAGCCCGGGCGCCAACAAATCGACGAACATGAAAGAGTTCGCCGACCTTACCCGCGCCGCCGCGAAATCGTTGTTCCCTGCCGATCCCGCCGTATACAGTGCAGTGGATGACGCCTGGACCCAGGTCGGCATCGCGTAA
- a CDS encoding TylF/MycF/NovP-related O-methyltransferase, protein MSEEWHTGHQILNFYPKDKDYRDSPAARAMVTRYFCDAKPLNTDAALLKFGSDHITLQGAYLEMGVCTGKTINFVAALNPEQQIWGFDSFDGLPEQWARTDITVPQGTFRVNVEGWMPPVLHNVGLVKGMFHETLPRFREEILKSTPIAFLHVDCDIYASTKEIFDQLTDNIVSGTVIVFDEFYNYPGAEEHEFKAFQEFMERTGKQAVYLAYNQLFEQAVVQIA, encoded by the coding sequence GTGAGCGAAGAATGGCACACGGGACATCAGATTCTCAATTTTTATCCGAAGGACAAGGACTATCGGGATTCGCCCGCGGCGCGAGCGATGGTGACCAGATATTTTTGCGATGCAAAGCCACTGAATACGGATGCGGCATTGCTCAAATTCGGCTCTGACCACATTACGCTGCAGGGCGCATACCTGGAGATGGGCGTATGTACAGGTAAGACCATCAATTTTGTTGCGGCGCTCAATCCAGAGCAACAGATCTGGGGATTCGATTCCTTCGACGGCCTGCCTGAACAGTGGGCTCGCACCGATATCACGGTCCCTCAAGGCACTTTTAGGGTCAACGTCGAAGGATGGATGCCACCGGTTCTGCACAATGTAGGGCTGGTGAAGGGCATGTTCCATGAAACCCTTCCGCGATTCAGAGAAGAAATTCTGAAATCCACGCCGATCGCTTTCCTGCATGTCGATTGCGACATCTATGCATCCACGAAAGAGATCTTTGATCAGTTGACCGATAACATCGTGTCCGGCACAGTAATTGTATTCGATGAATTCTATAATTATCCTGGAGCCGAGGAACACGAGTTCAAGGCGTTCCAGGAATTCATGGAACGGACCGGCAAACAAGCTGTCTACCTTGCTTATAACCAGCTCTTTGAACAAGCGGTTGTCCAGATCGCCTGA
- a CDS encoding TolB-like translocation protein, which yields MITTAHHADPAPPNAGPRNARPRAGFRRWMGTTTLALAATAIVAAGITPSPTAHAEPSPAMAAHAVEAPLETVPWSQVGPGWMLAMWSPVPGMHPGEVPPPGSPTWETATTTLYLVDPAGGRYPITSFPPPGKGSRPELVDWSGDGTRALFVTAEKGHRTITEVDLRSGAKRTFTVEGNEASPRYTRPDGKALLLHGWSSSRPKSLERVDLDGNHQLTYPVGQDFQGFLSTPDGTQLVLGTADGLALMGNDGVPGKTLPLEGQKDCSPMRWWDAGSKIALARCGSSKGSQLWLVPIDGGTPTALTAPNDGRGPDYGDLNAWQLPAGTFLQAAGACGVVYLAKLNDDGTTTQVKVPEVKGRSVVVLGVHGGDLDLQARAGCGGGQSLIDYNPTTGTSTVLLGPTVNGGGVINAIPYPGQR from the coding sequence ATGATCACGACAGCGCATCACGCAGACCCCGCGCCGCCAAACGCCGGCCCTCGCAACGCCCGTCCGCGCGCCGGGTTCCGGCGGTGGATGGGGACGACGACGCTCGCGCTTGCAGCAACGGCGATAGTCGCGGCGGGGATCACCCCGTCGCCCACCGCGCATGCCGAGCCGTCGCCGGCTATGGCGGCCCACGCCGTCGAGGCCCCTCTCGAGACCGTTCCCTGGTCGCAGGTCGGTCCGGGTTGGATGCTCGCGATGTGGAGCCCGGTGCCGGGCATGCATCCCGGCGAAGTGCCTCCGCCCGGCTCGCCAACCTGGGAGACGGCCACGACGACGCTGTATCTGGTCGATCCCGCGGGTGGCCGCTACCCGATCACCAGCTTCCCGCCGCCGGGCAAGGGTTCGCGCCCGGAGTTGGTCGACTGGTCGGGCGACGGGACCCGGGCCCTGTTCGTCACGGCCGAGAAGGGCCACCGGACCATCACCGAAGTCGACCTGCGCAGCGGCGCAAAGCGGACGTTCACCGTCGAAGGCAACGAGGCCAGTCCCCGCTACACCCGCCCCGACGGCAAGGCACTCCTGCTGCACGGGTGGAGCTCCTCGAGGCCTAAGTCGCTGGAACGCGTCGACCTCGACGGCAACCACCAGCTGACCTACCCGGTGGGGCAGGACTTTCAAGGGTTTCTCTCCACCCCGGACGGCACCCAGTTGGTGCTGGGCACGGCCGACGGCCTCGCTCTGATGGGCAACGACGGGGTGCCCGGTAAGACTTTGCCACTCGAGGGGCAGAAGGACTGCTCGCCGATGCGGTGGTGGGACGCGGGCTCGAAGATCGCGCTGGCCCGCTGCGGTAGTTCCAAAGGGTCGCAGCTGTGGCTGGTGCCGATCGACGGCGGCACACCGACCGCGCTCACCGCGCCGAACGACGGGCGCGGCCCCGACTACGGCGACCTGAACGCGTGGCAGCTCCCGGCCGGCACGTTCCTGCAGGCCGCCGGCGCGTGCGGCGTCGTATACCTCGCCAAACTCAACGACGACGGCACGACCACACAGGTCAAGGTGCCCGAAGTGAAAGGCCGCAGCGTCGTCGTACTCGGCGTCCACGGAGGCGATCTCGACCTGCAGGCCAGGGCCGGGTGTGGTGGCGGCCAATCGCTGATCGACTACAACCCCACGACCGGCACCTCAACGGTGCTGCTCGGGCCGACCGTCAACGGCGGCGGCGTCATCAATGCCATCCCCTACCCGGGCCAGAGATAG
- a CDS encoding TPM domain-containing protein yields MRIVRLLGVVLTILAAGLPLASPAGAQPPSKLTDHITDNTGVLTDSDRATVSAAVDRLYQDQHVQLWVVYVDNFNRFKPENWADKTRSASGMDDHDALLAVATNTKAYAFSVPAKVRGLTAADLNSLRSNKIEPAVGAKDWSGAAVAAADGLNQSAGSNNPPGVNKPPGSSNLTWLMIAIGVIVVVVIVIAVLLLYRARHRRAARSPAPSDGQRVDSLGQALPIADARVRQVSDYVAKHRESVGAEARARFDEARRHLAAAHDKQASNEPEAIAHANGASTLAAQAQTLANADVLAAHRAPRRRA; encoded by the coding sequence ATGCGGATTGTTCGCCTGCTCGGTGTAGTTCTGACGATCCTCGCAGCCGGTCTGCCGCTGGCATCCCCGGCCGGCGCGCAGCCGCCGTCCAAGCTCACGGATCACATCACCGACAACACCGGGGTGTTGACGGATTCCGATCGGGCGACGGTCAGCGCGGCAGTCGACCGCCTCTACCAGGATCAGCACGTTCAACTGTGGGTGGTCTACGTCGACAACTTCAACAGGTTCAAACCCGAAAACTGGGCCGACAAAACCCGCAGCGCCAGCGGGATGGACGACCACGACGCGCTGCTGGCCGTGGCCACGAACACCAAGGCGTACGCGTTCTCCGTGCCGGCGAAGGTCCGGGGCCTCACGGCCGCCGACTTGAATAGTCTGCGGAGCAACAAGATTGAACCGGCGGTGGGCGCCAAAGACTGGAGCGGTGCGGCGGTCGCGGCGGCTGACGGGTTGAACCAATCGGCGGGGTCGAACAACCCGCCCGGGGTGAACAAACCACCGGGCTCGTCAAACCTGACCTGGCTGATGATCGCGATAGGCGTCATCGTCGTCGTGGTCATAGTCATCGCGGTGCTCCTGCTCTATCGCGCACGCCACCGGCGCGCCGCGCGGTCGCCGGCCCCCAGCGATGGGCAGCGCGTCGATTCGTTAGGGCAGGCATTGCCCATCGCGGACGCCAGAGTGCGCCAAGTCTCCGACTACGTCGCCAAGCACCGCGAGAGCGTCGGCGCCGAAGCCCGGGCGCGATTCGACGAGGCGAGAAGGCATTTGGCGGCGGCGCACGACAAACAGGCAAGCAACGAGCCCGAAGCGATCGCTCACGCCAACGGGGCATCGACCCTGGCCGCTCAGGCGCAAACGCTGGCAAACGCCGACGTGTTGGCGGCCCATCGCGCGCCTCGACGTCGAGCATGA
- a CDS encoding serine/threonine-protein kinase: MAVDSRVGMTFGKYNITRLLGKGGGGAVYEAFDTGKQRTVAVKILADELSTNPTFRTRFQRESQAAAILQEPHIIPIHDWGEIDGSLYIEMRLVQGQTLLDLIADGPLAPRRAVAIIGQVADALDAAHAEGLIHRDVKPQNIIVTPADFVYLVDFGIAEGRGDPRLTTVGTQIGTLNYMAPERFRDEITTPAVDVYSLACVLYEALTADAPFEGDSLEHLVAAHMALPPPQPSAANPRVPVALDNVVARGMAKHPDDRYATAGALARAAQRALGSERDLTDEMTSPRGTSADADGTRPFAAAVQTDPIAAEPPDQGSRKRGWVLPAVIAGTAALVLAGIGLDIGLFAHGPTRQQETPARAALPPLVTGPDLSTLHQSCDQGFSLPNATGFGTHAGRGTPETSCLFANSVLTTYWAEYGDASPLPRAVSAPGAVDCKSVAGALCNGSNFLMHCQQHPGDSWITCIGGSSARVYLW; this comes from the coding sequence ATGGCGGTGGACTCGCGCGTCGGAATGACGTTCGGCAAATACAACATCACGCGCCTGCTCGGCAAGGGCGGGGGCGGGGCGGTCTACGAAGCCTTCGACACCGGCAAACAGCGAACCGTCGCGGTCAAGATCCTCGCCGACGAGTTGTCCACCAATCCCACGTTTCGCACCCGATTTCAGCGGGAGTCTCAGGCCGCGGCGATTCTGCAGGAACCACACATCATTCCGATCCACGACTGGGGCGAGATCGACGGCAGCCTGTACATCGAAATGCGCCTGGTGCAGGGGCAGACTCTTCTCGACCTGATCGCGGACGGCCCGCTGGCTCCCCGGCGTGCGGTGGCCATTATCGGTCAGGTCGCCGACGCACTGGATGCGGCACACGCCGAGGGGTTGATCCATCGAGACGTCAAGCCGCAGAACATCATCGTCACCCCGGCCGATTTTGTGTATCTCGTCGACTTCGGAATCGCCGAGGGCAGAGGCGATCCGCGGCTGACGACGGTCGGGACTCAGATCGGCACCTTGAATTACATGGCGCCCGAACGGTTTCGCGACGAGATAACCACACCCGCGGTCGACGTCTACTCACTGGCGTGCGTGTTATACGAGGCCCTCACCGCGGACGCCCCGTTCGAGGGCGACAGCCTCGAACATCTGGTGGCCGCCCACATGGCCTTGCCGCCCCCACAACCGAGCGCGGCGAATCCGCGGGTTCCGGTCGCGCTCGACAACGTCGTCGCGCGCGGCATGGCCAAACACCCCGACGACCGGTACGCCACAGCGGGCGCACTGGCCCGGGCGGCGCAGCGCGCCTTGGGAAGCGAACGCGATCTGACCGACGAGATGACGTCACCACGTGGCACATCGGCAGATGCCGACGGCACCCGACCTTTTGCCGCGGCCGTGCAAACCGATCCGATCGCAGCGGAGCCTCCCGACCAAGGTTCAAGAAAGCGCGGATGGGTGCTGCCGGCCGTGATCGCGGGCACCGCGGCTCTGGTCCTCGCGGGCATCGGGTTGGACATCGGTCTGTTCGCGCACGGGCCGACCAGGCAACAGGAAACCCCCGCGCGTGCAGCGCTGCCCCCACTGGTGACCGGCCCCGACCTGAGCACCCTGCATCAGTCCTGCGACCAGGGCTTTTCCTTGCCGAACGCCACTGGGTTCGGCACCCACGCCGGCCGTGGCACGCCGGAAACCTCCTGTCTTTTCGCCAACAGTGTGCTGACCACCTACTGGGCCGAATACGGCGACGCCAGCCCGCTGCCCCGGGCCGTCTCGGCGCCCGGTGCCGTCGACTGCAAGTCCGTGGCCGGCGCGCTGTGCAACGGCTCCAACTTCCTCATGCACTGCCAGCAACACCCCGGGGACAGCTGGATCACGTGCATCGGCGGAAGCAGCGCACGCGTGTACCTGTGGTGA
- a CDS encoding esterase, whose product MKIVIRWVVAAAMIASAAGCATSPVAHQTASSSPAPATTSVAAQGRSVCAQLNGTIGPDQNCHVHSTTPTYKIDIGFPLDYPDMPAVTDFVKRDRDAFLDWVAKFGPSDGRGRPYEYQVTAKTFRSGPADSGTQSLVLKIDNDTGFAHEGHPNTTFRSFNFDLGKRVPITFDTLFKPGTNPLEILNPITQREFDAPTVDLDEKTYQNFAITNEAVIFFFGQDQVVPDNAGPHKITVPRAELASVLA is encoded by the coding sequence ATGAAGATCGTGATTCGATGGGTTGTCGCGGCGGCCATGATCGCGAGTGCGGCCGGATGCGCGACATCACCGGTCGCTCACCAGACCGCATCGAGTTCGCCTGCACCGGCGACCACATCGGTTGCAGCGCAAGGTCGATCAGTGTGCGCCCAGCTGAACGGAACGATTGGACCCGACCAAAACTGCCACGTCCATAGCACCACGCCGACCTACAAGATCGACATCGGCTTTCCGCTCGATTACCCGGATATGCCCGCGGTGACCGACTTCGTGAAGCGCGACCGCGACGCATTCCTCGACTGGGTCGCCAAATTCGGGCCGTCGGATGGGCGTGGTCGGCCGTACGAGTACCAGGTGACCGCCAAGACATTTCGTTCGGGGCCGGCGGACTCGGGCACCCAAAGCCTCGTCCTCAAGATCGACAATGACACCGGTTTCGCCCATGAAGGCCACCCCAACACCACATTCCGATCGTTCAACTTCGACCTCGGCAAGCGCGTCCCGATCACGTTCGACACGCTGTTCAAGCCCGGGACAAACCCGCTGGAGATCCTAAACCCGATCACCCAGCGCGAATTCGATGCCCCGACCGTCGATCTCGACGAGAAGACGTACCAGAACTTCGCGATCACGAACGAGGCGGTGATCTTTTTCTTCGGCCAGGACCAAGTGGTGCCGGACAACGCAGGACCACACAAGATCACCGTGCCCCGCGCCGAACTGGCATCGGTACTTGCCTGA
- a CDS encoding NHL repeat-containing protein has product MVGLQVGGLRRRLVALAVIAAAVVVAGCSGPGAPTAAPSPSTAHLKTYAPQVVLPFGELINHPAGVAVDAANNVYVLDLHYGQVWEMDSGTTNPTHLPFTGLGRAVDAAADAAGNLYVSDDALNRVLKLMPGATIPIVLPFTDLNVIAGVAVDSTGNVYVSDSGNKRVLKLAAGAGSPTVLPFNGIDPDGVAVDTSGNVYAVDSGGKRVLELAPGATTPSVLPFTNLKLPTDLAVDTSGNVYVIDRGTNRVLKLDADASAPTVLPFNDLKDPSSVAVDSKGNVYLNDGLHFRILKLAVQS; this is encoded by the coding sequence ATGGTCGGTCTTCAGGTTGGCGGGCTGAGGCGGCGCCTCGTCGCCCTAGCCGTGATCGCCGCGGCGGTGGTAGTGGCGGGGTGTTCTGGCCCTGGTGCGCCGACCGCCGCGCCATCACCGAGCACTGCGCACCTCAAAACTTATGCGCCGCAAGTGGTGCTGCCGTTCGGTGAATTGATCAACCACCCCGCCGGCGTGGCGGTCGACGCGGCGAACAACGTGTACGTGCTCGACTTGCACTACGGCCAGGTGTGGGAGATGGACTCGGGCACAACCAATCCGACGCACCTGCCGTTCACCGGCCTCGGCCGAGCCGTCGATGCCGCGGCAGACGCGGCGGGCAACCTGTATGTCAGCGACGATGCCTTGAACCGGGTGCTGAAGTTGATGCCCGGGGCTACGATCCCCATCGTGCTGCCGTTCACCGACCTCAACGTGATCGCCGGTGTTGCGGTCGACTCCACGGGCAACGTCTACGTCAGCGATTCGGGCAATAAGCGGGTGTTGAAGCTGGCAGCGGGTGCCGGTAGCCCGACCGTGTTGCCGTTCAACGGCATTGACCCCGACGGCGTGGCGGTGGACACCAGCGGCAACGTTTACGCCGTCGACTCGGGCGGCAAGCGAGTATTGGAGCTGGCGCCCGGCGCCACCACCCCCAGCGTGCTGCCGTTCACCAACCTCAAGCTGCCCACCGATTTGGCGGTGGATACCAGTGGCAATGTGTACGTCATCGACCGCGGTACCAACCGAGTGTTGAAGTTGGATGCGGACGCGAGTGCTCCAACCGTGTTGCCGTTCAACGATCTCAAGGACCCCTCCAGCGTGGCGGTCGACTCCAAGGGCAACGTGTATCTCAACGACGGGCTGCACTTTCGCATTCTCAAGCTGGCGGTCCAATCATGA
- a CDS encoding C39 family peptidase, with protein sequence MKALTIAAIARTAAVAVVAGAVALGLAGPATATSGTMYGDPAAAAKYWRYQQYWDDCALVSSADVIGEVTGVAPPEEEIIDRAHATPSSQGPGPIYTRPANPKDPNSGEGMWFRDIPALLAQYNVGATIRNGSIEELEQELGAGHKVLVSLNSELIWHEPVDQKDEQGNPAHDHTVVVTGVDTRSDVVHLNDSGSRQGRDEQIPLALFVQSWNSSDKLMAVTT encoded by the coding sequence ATGAAGGCCCTCACGATCGCCGCCATCGCCAGGACGGCCGCCGTCGCCGTTGTCGCCGGTGCCGTGGCGCTGGGATTGGCCGGCCCGGCCACCGCGACGTCGGGCACCATGTACGGCGACCCCGCGGCCGCCGCCAAGTACTGGCGCTACCAGCAGTACTGGGACGACTGCGCCCTCGTATCGAGCGCCGATGTGATCGGCGAAGTGACCGGCGTGGCGCCCCCGGAGGAGGAGATCATCGACAGGGCCCATGCGACCCCCAGCTCACAGGGCCCCGGCCCGATCTACACCAGGCCCGCCAATCCCAAGGACCCGAATTCGGGCGAGGGCATGTGGTTCCGGGACATCCCTGCGCTACTGGCGCAGTACAACGTCGGCGCCACCATTCGCAACGGCAGCATTGAGGAACTCGAGCAGGAACTGGGCGCCGGCCACAAGGTGCTCGTCAGCCTCAACAGCGAACTCATCTGGCACGAGCCCGTCGACCAGAAAGACGAGCAGGGCAACCCGGCCCATGACCACACGGTGGTCGTGACCGGTGTCGACACCCGCAGCGACGTCGTGCACCTCAACGACAGCGGCAGCCGTCAGGGTCGCGACGAGCAGATCCCGCTGGCGCTCTTCGTTCAGTCATGGAACTCCAGCGACAAGTTGATGGCGGTCACTACTTAG
- a CDS encoding BTAD domain-containing putative transcriptional regulator, whose protein sequence is MPDIAMTDNALRFGLLGPLQLSADGTDLPLGAAKQRAVLALLLINRNRTVAIDSLIDAAWQQRPPPEARASLHAHVSRLRRLIGGIGADPAAILASVQPGYRLAVPEEACDLDRFAIEQKAGFEAVAAGRFEKASGHLSAALAQWRGPVLEDLRDFEFVDAFAAALAEDKLVTVTARAEVEIACGRMHSIIRELEILVGEHPYREPLWAQLITAYYLAERQYDALDTYGRLKAVLADDLGIDPGPTLQRLHQRILRQEPLDVEQAARATAKRVAVTRRRTTEVAEESAVAHLLDADGSRYPLRGTATRIGRVFDNDIVLDDDTVSRHHAVIVDTGNSFVITDLRSANGVEVAGEKVRVSATLADGDRICICGHEFVFEMSGS, encoded by the coding sequence ATGCCGGATATCGCGATGACCGACAACGCCCTCCGGTTTGGGCTATTGGGACCGCTGCAGCTGAGCGCCGACGGTACCGATCTGCCGTTGGGTGCGGCAAAACAGCGGGCCGTGCTGGCCCTGCTGCTGATCAATCGAAACCGCACCGTGGCGATCGACTCGTTGATCGACGCCGCGTGGCAGCAGCGCCCACCGCCCGAGGCTCGAGCGAGCCTGCATGCGCACGTGTCCAGGCTGCGCCGGCTCATCGGCGGCATAGGCGCGGATCCCGCCGCGATCTTGGCCAGCGTCCAGCCCGGGTATCGGCTGGCCGTGCCGGAAGAGGCCTGCGATCTCGACCGTTTCGCCATCGAACAAAAGGCCGGATTTGAGGCCGTCGCCGCCGGCCGGTTCGAAAAGGCCAGCGGCCATTTGTCGGCCGCGCTAGCCCAGTGGCGCGGGCCGGTGCTCGAGGATCTGCGTGACTTCGAATTCGTGGACGCCTTCGCGGCGGCACTGGCAGAGGACAAGCTCGTGACAGTCACTGCGCGAGCAGAAGTCGAAATAGCTTGCGGCCGAATGCATTCGATAATCCGTGAGCTCGAAATCTTGGTGGGCGAGCACCCTTACCGAGAACCGCTGTGGGCGCAACTGATCACCGCCTACTATCTGGCGGAACGCCAATACGACGCACTGGACACCTACGGCCGGCTCAAGGCTGTGCTCGCTGACGATTTGGGTATCGATCCCGGTCCCACGTTGCAGCGTCTGCATCAGCGGATCCTTCGCCAGGAGCCGCTCGACGTCGAACAAGCTGCACGCGCAACAGCCAAACGCGTTGCCGTGACTCGTCGGCGGACGACCGAGGTCGCCGAGGAGTCCGCCGTCGCACACCTACTCGATGCCGACGGAAGCCGCTATCCGCTGCGAGGTACCGCCACCAGGATCGGCCGCGTCTTCGACAATGACATCGTCCTCGACGACGACACCGTCAGTCGCCACCACGCGGTGATCGTCGACACCGGAAACAGTTTTGTCATCACCGATCTGCGGTCGGCCAACGGAGTCGAGGTTGCGGGTGAGAAGGTTCGTGTCAGCGCGACGCTGGCCGATGGTGATCGCATTTGTATCTGCGGCCACGAGTTCGTCTTCGAAATGTCCGGAAGTTGA